A DNA window from Myxocyprinus asiaticus isolate MX2 ecotype Aquarium Trade chromosome 15, UBuf_Myxa_2, whole genome shotgun sequence contains the following coding sequences:
- the LOC127453246 gene encoding rho GTPase-activating protein 33-like — MQRKATLSGPQWVRKCAMFVRAMTLADMSGFLPRGEQLALKARSTDNLESSVEPGTRSVGTTANFKGKMSKRLSVVKGHFPKLVDCAHFHYENVDFGSIKLQFANEQSDASWTLGSVKDLVFIVQVSCQGKTWMVRRSYEEFRTLDAHLHQCIYDRRYSQLLALPALCDIGERVEIFTPLLSEYLNRFSMIVDNKLNCGPVLTWMEIDNHGNRFLLKEEASLNIPAIAAAHVIKRYTAQASDEISIEVGDILSVIDMPPKEDTTWWRGKHGFQVGFFPSECVELINEKLTQSVSAPVSKQEVDSLCSKPGVTNTSDPSSPTLVSKKHGKLMGFLRTFMKSRPTKQKLKQRGILKERVFGCDLGEHLLNSGLDVPQVLKSCAEFIEKHGVVDGIYRHSGVSSNIQKLRHEFDSENVPDLTKDMYMQDIHCVGSLCKLYFRELPNPLLTYQLYEKFAECMGEMTEEERMAKVHDVIQQLPPPHYRTLEYLIRHLAHLATCSGETNMHIKNLAIVWAPNLLRSKEIEAVGLSGADPFKEVRIQSVVVEFLLSNMEVLFSDSFTSVGRFNAARQSLTRPKSFVSTRLLSLEEAQARTQAPLLLQGSPHELHGQFHTVLDLPPEKRKRGMKVRKTAGGSWKTFFAIGKPAAGGRREPTRITSLFQPSTSHAGCRMDIVTLRSAKSEESLSSQHSGAGQGKTQQLRRPRSISDGLSVAASIDPQLLPQCLPSTIHPSHSYDNLLPGETHCPNEEEDEHEDEEGVYMLPDFSEEPSASWMAEDVIDFSPTFLEDGPIGLGNTDGTTSSSESPPAAAPPPYRCLSHQGHALSGSQCSITEDPDSVLNQSEAMARRSLILAAAAPPRQVFCQHKPSVVANPPATSALHGESNVSPSHSQTPASVTSAPPFQPPQERRSFTRKMVHALSAKAPKSPPLDISDPIAISLPAKVLEMIGGRAGELQPGPPSTGPPQPPQMISMLLRSCDFQLTESCQQELSSKLGPSVKIKGPSVLGPTGVLLPSQQPPPPPPKNPARLMALALAESANKALRQGASPPYRSRQSGTPPDTDVRFQRSLSTDAGALLSSDPNQIYSRVRPLSVWRNEGDDDRGTATEKPAEISGVEPRSPTGQDTGTLSSDSSVSDSVTSNSELSATSSSEDNERNPGPIYKNEEPISPPQAQPSKSSPASSSDAGHSQRKPPAYGRQFSAPQLQQQKSSTQAKLATQPHSKLLHSKSASSPLAQVRAFQPTRPKVPPKPPDLAPLKVPLSQTNRHDYMRRSLDANRIQRLVGPPQGSTPLSRVFSERISSTSDILSRYHAARMASQAAQAAHLPQQQQQAQSVQIRPVVPSFKDPSKLENFYYEIGAPEHPQAPPSYARHSYYNMKLDLEGNLRLSDPSNQRPVSRGQPPPYNAQGPGGVRAPQLWSSEATRAWAAAHSHSFSFTHSQSHHRSEDGSSGQPHHLHPHRQTLSSVRLSLSEMYPIPATAEVGSSVGMLPLSVHQRSLHHSQCSPSVDHTASPLHPYFENGKVCYRHFEASRLDDLPLNAVLKPNEAQPSRAFPEQGLTKDQPEPIYVNYPFASPPGAGVNPKAWATTDLDVDDQQATETLAPPSEQPHDDKLKQLEQENPTTDFDGPAQNDALSDSKVVNRAASTCSAMHFRSRSDPQSTSSEPSHVLTGKEIASLLIEKLAEDERKDPLVPTSSTLFSSLHIEHPPNPYPSQQQQPPPAYNVYIPGPSQGHFEGQVPLREGSGAFQRQDPLRRSSGGQYRQAFDVMPSGDQVLKFYRNQDFILGAQEERTTPNPYPSRPYYQDPPYPNRGAQALPEAPHTCTPPTVAFSNLVLGSTRGNRPQTVATLYNQYPYQSGPVLPHYPNTPQQDVVLDPSLRPPGLWNQSGMNRQGSLPEPNWTIRTEGQTRSYC; from the exons CTTCAATTTGCCAACGAGCAGAGCGATGCCAGCTGGACCTTGGGCAGTGTCAAAGATCTGGTCTTCATTGTGCAGGTGTCCTGCCAG GGTAAGACGTGGATGGTGCGGCGGTCGTATGAAGAATTCCGGACGCTGGACGCCCACCTGCATCAGTGCATTTACGACCGCCGTTACTCACAGCTCTTGGCCCTGCCAGCCCTCTGTGATATCGGAGAACGGGTGGAG ATCTTCACACCGCTGTTGTCTGAGTATCTGAACCGTTTCTCCATGATCGTGGACAATAAGTTGAATTGTGGGCCGGTTCTCACCTGGATGGAG ATTGACAACCATGGCAACAGGTTCCTGCTGAAAGAAGAGGCATCGTTAAACATTCCCGCCATTGCTGCTGCTCACGTCATAAAGCGCTACACTGCCCAGGCCAGTGATGAGATCTCCATTGAG GTTGGCGATATCTTGTCTGTGATTGACATGCCACCCAAAGAAGACACCACATGGTGGAGAGGAAAACATGGGTTCCAG GTTGGTTTCTTTCCCAGTGAATGTGTGGAATTAATCAATGAGAAGTTGACGCAGTCGGTCAGCGCTCCTGTCAGTAAGCAAG AGGTGGATTCTTTATGCTCCAAACCTGGTGTTACCAACACGTCTGATCCTTCCTCTCCAACATTAG TGTCTAAGAAACACGGCAAGCTGATGGGATTCCTGCGCACCTTCATGAAGTCCAGACCCACCAAACAAAAGCTCAAACAGAGGGGCATCCTGAAAGAACGAGTGTTCGGCTGTGACCTCGGAGAGCATCTCCTCAACTCTGGCCTAGACG TTCCCCAGGTCCTGAAGAGCTGCGCTGAGTTTATCGAGAAGCATGGTGTGGTGGATGGGATCTACAGACACTCTGGAGTGTCCTCCAACATACAGAAGCTCAG GCACGAGTTTGACAGTGAAAATGTTCCGGATCTGACGAAAGACATGTACATGCAGGATATTCACTGCGTTGGCTCTCTGTGCAAACTCTACTTCAGAGAGCTGCCCAATCCGCTCCTCACATACCAACTCTATGAAAAGTTTGCT GAATGTATGGGAGAAATGACGGAGGAAGAGAGAATGGCGAAAGTACATGATGTTATTCAACAACTTCCTCCTCCTCACTACCG CACTTTGGAGTACCTCATCAGACACCTGGCGCATTTGGCTACCTGTAGTGGAGAGACTAACATGCACATAAAGAATCTGGCCATCGTCTGGGCCCCCAACCTGCTCAG GTCCAAAGAAATCGAGGCAGTGGGCTTGAGCGGCGCTGATCCGTTTAAAGAAGTACGTATCCAGTCAGTGGTCGTAGAGTTTCTGCTCAGTAATATGGAAGTTCTGTTCAGCGATTCTTTCACATCAGTTGGACGTTTTAACGCAG CACGGCAGTCTCTGACCAGACCCAAGTcgtttgtttccaccagacttcTGTCTCTGGAGGAGGCGCAGGCTCGCACCCAAGCTCCTCTTCTCCTGCAGGGATCTCCACATGAGTTACATGGACAGTTTCACACTGTGCTGGACCTGCCTCCAGAGAA GAGGAAAAGAGGCATGAAGGTCCGGAAAACAGCAGGTGGGAGCTGGAAGACATTCTTTGCCATCGGGAAACCTGCAGCAGGGGGTCGGCGCGAACCCACCAGGATCACCTCTCTGTTCCAGCCCTCTACCTCTCATGcag gTTGCAGGATGGACATTGTGACACTCCGGTCAGCAAAGAGTGAGGAGTCCCTGTCATCTCAGCACAGTGGAGCAG GTCAGGGGAAGACGCAGCAGTTACGGAGACCTCGCTCTATCAGTGATGGTCTCTCTGTGGCTGCCTCCATCGACCCTCAGCTCCTTCCCCAGTGTTTACCATCTACAATCCACCCCAGCCACTCTTACGACAACCTGCTGCCTGGGGAAACCCATTGTCCTAATGAGGAAGAGGATGAGCATGAAGATGAAGAGGGTGTGTACATGCTGCCTGATTTCTCCGAGGAGCCATCTGCATCATGGATGGCAGAAGATGTCATTGACTTTAGCCCCACCTTCCTGGAAGATGGGCCAATAGGATTGGGGAACACTGATGGGACTACTAGCAGCTCAGAGTCCCCTCCTGCAGCCGCACCCCCTCCATACCGTTGTCTGAGTCATCAAGGACATGCCCTATCAGGGAGCCAGTGTTCAATTACGGAGGATCCCGACTCAGTGTTGAACCAATCAGAGGCCATGGCCCGACGGAGTTTGATCCTGGCCGCAGCGGCTCCGCCTCGGCAAGTGTTCTGTCAACATAAGCCGTCTGTGGTCGCTAATCCTCCCGCAACCTCTGCCCTGCATGGCGAGTCAAATGTAAGCCCATCCCACAGCCAGACGCCAGCTTCAGTGACTTCTGCACCCCCTTTCCAGCCCCCTCAAGAGAGGCGTTCCTTTACACGTAAAATGGTACATGCTCTTTCTGCTAAAGCTCCAAAATCCCCACCTCTGGACATCTCTGACCCCATTGCCATCAGCCTGCCTGCAAAG GTTCTGGAAATGATTGGTGGGCGAGCAGGTGAATTGCAGCCTGGACCCCCAAGCACTGGACCCCCCCAGCCACCCCAGATGATATCTATGCTCTTGAGGTCATGTGACTTTCAGCTCACAGAGAGCTGCCAGCAAGAGCTCAGCAGTAAGTTGGGCCCCAGCGTCAAGATCAAGGGCCCCA GTGTCTTGGGTCCCACTGGTGTTCTCCTACCTTCACAGCaaccccctcctcctcctcccaaAAACCCTGCACGCCTCATGGCTTTAGCCCTGGCCGAAAGTGCTAACAAGGCCCTGCGGCAAGGTGCCTCTCCCCCTTACCGCTCCCGCCAGAGCGGAACCCCCCCTGACACAGACGTCCGCTTCCAGAGGTCCCTTTCTACTGATGCAGGAGCTCTGTTGTCCTCTGATCCTAATCAGATCTACTCCAGAGTGCGCCCGCTGTCTGTGTGGAGGAATGAGGGTGATGATGATAGAGGAACTGCAACTGAAAAGCCTGCAGAAATATCTGGGGTGGAGCCAAGGTCACCAACTGGGCAGGACACTGGGACTCTCTCTTCTGACAGCTCGGTCTCTGACTCTGTGACATCCAATTCTGAGCTATCAGCTACCAGTTCCTCTGAGGACAATGAGCGAAACCCAGGCCCCATCTATAAGAACGAGGAGCCAATTTCTCCACCTCAAGCACAGCCCTCAAAATCTAGCCCAGCCTCCTCTAGCGATGCCGGTCACTCTCAGAGAAAACCCCCAGCGTATGGGCGTCAGTTTTCAGCTCCGCAGCTTCAGCAGCAGAAATCCAGCACACAGGCCAAGCTTGCAACCCAGCCACACTCTAAGCTCCTGCACTCCAAGTCAGCGAGCTCTCCTCTGGCCCAGGTACGAGCCTTCCAACCCACTCGCCCTAAAGTGCCACCCAAGCCCCCTGATCTTGCTCCCTTAAAGGTTCCGCTCTCACAGACCAACCGTCACGATTACATGCGTCGCTCCCTGGATGCCAACCGCATCCAACGATTAGTAGGGCCTCCTCAAGGGAGCACACCACTTTCCAGAGTTTTCTCTGAGCGCATTAGCAGTACCTCTGACATATTATCTCGCTACCATGCAGCCAGAATGGCCAGTCAAGCTGCACAGGCTGCACACCTTCCCCAACAGCAACAACAGGCCCAGTCTGTTCAAATCAGACCGGTTGTCCCCTCCTTTAAAGATCCATCCAAGTTGGAGAACTTCTATTATGAAATCGGTGCACCAGAGCACCCGCAAGCGCCACCCAGCTATGCACGCCACAGCTATTATAATATGAAGTTGGATCTGGAAGGCAACCTTCGTCTCTCTGACCCATCCAATCAAAGGCCTGTTTCTAGGGGTCAACCTCCTCCCTACAACGCCCAAGGACCTGGGGGTGTTAGGGCTCCACAGCTGTGGTCATCTGAGGCCACACGAGCTTGGGCCGCAGCACattctcactctttctcttttaCCCATTCTCAGTCTCACCATCGCTCTGAGGATGGATCGTCAGGTCAACCTCACCACCTACATCCCCACAGGCAGACATTGTCGTCTGTCAGGCTTTCCCTCAGCGAAATGTATCCCATCCCTGCAACTGCTGAAGTGGGCTCCTCAGTAGGCATGTTGCCCCTGTCTGTGCACCAGCGTAGCTTGCATCATTCCCAATGTTCGCCTTCTGTGGACCACACCGCCTCTCCGCTTCATCCCTACTTTGAAAACGGGAAGGTGTGCTATAGGCACTTTGAGGCTTCCAGGCTGGATGATTTGCCACTCAATGCTGTATTGAAGCCAAATGAAGCCCAGCCATCTCGGGCTTTCCCAGAACAAGGCCTCACGAAAGATCAGCCTGAGCCTATCTATGTAAACTACCCTTTCGCAAGCCCACCGGGAGCTGGGGTTAATCCAAAGGCCTGGGCGACCACAGACCTTGACGTAGATGATCAACAGGCAACTGAGACACTAGCACCACCTTCAGAGCAACCACATGATGACAAGCTGAAGCAATTAGAGCAAGAAAATCCCACAACTGACTTTGACGGTCCTGCCCAGAATGATGCATTGTCAGATTCCAAAGTGGTCAATAGAGCAGCGTCCACCTGCTCTGCCATGCACTTCCGCAGTCGCTCAGATCCGCAAAGTACCAGCTCAGAGCCATCCCATGTCCTGACAGGGAAGGAAATTGCCTCCTTGCTAATCGAAAAGCTTGCCGAGGATGAAAGAAAGGATCCTTTGGTGCCGACCTCTTCcactttattttcttctctgcatatcgagCACCCCCCCAATCCCTACCCCAGTCAGCAGCAACAACCACCTCCTGCTTACAATGTCTACATCCCAGGAccatctcaagggcactttgaggGTCAGGTGCCACTAAGGGAGGGATCAGGAGCTTTCCAACGTCAGGACCCCTTGAGGAGATCTTCCGGAGGTCAGTATAGACAAGCTTTTGATGTCATGCCATCTGGTGACCAAGTCCTTAAATTTTACAGAAACCAAGACTTCATCCTAGGTGCCCAGGAAGAACGCACAACTCCTAACCCTTATCCCTCAAGACCATACTATCAGGACCCCCCGTACCCCAACCGGGGTGCTCAGGCCCTCCCAGAAGCTCCCCACACATGCACTCCACCTACAGTGGCCTTCTCAAACCTAGTGCTTGGATCAACAAGAGGAAACAGGCCCCAGACCGTGGCCACACTGTATAACCAGTACCCATACCAGTCAGGTCCAGTGCTTCCTCATTATCCCAACACACCCCAACAAGATGTTGTTCTGGATCCTTCTCTCCGACCTCCAGGGTTGTGGAACCAGAGTGGAATGAACCGGCAGGGAAGCCTGCCTGAACCCAACTGGACTATCCGAACTGAAGGCCAGACCCGTAGTTACTGCTAA